The Fervidobacterium sp. sequence GGGGTATCACTCGATGAAGAAATGGCAAATATGATTAAATACCAACAAGCATTCAATGCAGCTGCTCGTGTCATGACAGCAGTAGATGATATGATATCAAGAGTTATAGACAGACTCGGATTAGTCGGAAGATAGTAGGAACAACAATGGAGGGATGATTATGCGTATAACAAATAACATGATAAATGAACGGTCTTTGTTTAATATACAACAAAGTTTATACAGAATTGCTCGTATGCACGATAAGCTATCGTCAGGTAAGGAAGTTCAATATCCAAGCGATGATGCAGTTATCGCAACGCGTGCTTCGAACATATCAAGCCGTTTGAGGGAACTTGAACAATTTAAAAGGAACGTTGATCATATAAACAATTTTGTTCAATCTTACGACACAACTTTGCAGGAATTATCTGAGCTTTACCACAGAGTACGCGAACTAATGGTAAGAGGTGCAAATGGAACAAATACAGCAGATGAGAGAAACGCTATCGCTGCTGAGTTGAAAGCTTTGAAAGAACACCTAATAGAAGTGGCAAACACGAGGGTAGGAGATGAATTTATCTTTGGTGGCGCAAGATCAGAATTAAGACCCGTAGATGAAAATGGAAATATATCAACACCCATCGAGGCAAATGTTAGAAGAAGGGCAAATGTACTTGGATACAGCATAACTTACGGTGTAACAGTGTACGACGTATTCACATTGAGTAATGGAAAGACCGTTTTTTCGACTATCGATGATGCAATTCAAGCCTTAAATGAAGGTAATGAGCAAAAACTTTCTGAGATATCACTCAAAGAGATTGGTGTACTTGAAAAATCTGTAATGGAACACTTCGCAAGCGTTGGCTCAACTTCAAGAATGGCAGAGATGGTGTCATCAAGAATAGATGACTTAAAACTCTTTAACACCGAATATCTCTCAAAAGAACAAGATGCTGACCTGACAAAAATCTTAACTGATTTATCAATGCAGCAATCAGTCCTTCAAGCAGCACTTAAATCCGCAGCAATGGCCATTCAAAAATCCTTAGTTGATTTTGTAGGAGGATAGTGAATGAGAAAAAATCCAAACAATTTTTCAAGCAGTATAATAAAAGATATACTAACCGTTGACATAAAATCACATAAGCCGACGCATGCGTCGGCTTTTTTAGTCTGGTGTTCAAAACCTACAGCAGATGTAAAAAGAGTAATCGAGCTTGGCAGTGGTACTGGAATAGTTGCGTTTTCCATTGCTAAATTGTATAATCTTACTGTTGATGGAATTGAATTACAAAGTAAACTTTTTGAACTTGCTGTCAAAGGTATTGAACTCAACAAACTTCAAGAAAAAGTAAATTTCTACAATCTCGATATAAAAGAAGTGAGAAAGTATTTTAAGAGTGAAAGTTACGATATGGTTGTTTCAAATCTTCCTTTTCATATAGGTAAACATAGTTCTGATGAGATAAGAAAAATATCTAGAAGTGCGGATTTTGGAACAATCGATCATTTTGTAAGAGCTGCATTTTATTTGCTAAGAAACAAAGGGACTTTCGTGTTTGTATCGTCACCAAAGATACTTGTTTACCTTTTAGAAAAGCTTTCACAACAAAGGTTAATCACTCAAAAAATGGTATTCTTTCACGGAAATATTAATAAACCTGCCAAATTAGTAGCACTCCGCGGTAAGAAAAACGGTGGATACAATTTAATTGTTGAGCACGTAACTGAAAATGACTAACACTTGAAGTGGGGGATGAGACTGTGGTAGAAAGATACGCGTTAGAACCTTTGAAAAGCATTTGGACACTGAAAGCTCAATATGAAAGATGGCTCGAGGTTGAATTGGCTGTTGTTGAAGCATACGAAGAAAAAGGAATTGCTCCCCGTGGAACCACACAAAGTATTAAGGAAAAGGCAGTTATAGATGTTGATGATATACTTGAAATAGAGAAATCCGTTGACCACGACGTAATTGCTTTTATAAAATCTGTAACCAAAAATATGAAAGATGAAGCAAGATTTTTTCATTATGGTTTAACTTCTTCTGATGTAGTTGATACAGCAAACTCTCTTGCACTTACCAGATGCTTAGACATTATAACCAATGCTGCCGAAAGACTAAAAGACACTTTATACGAAAATGCCTTAAAATACAAAGAGTTACCAACAATAGGCAGAACTCACGGAGTTCACGCCGAACCCACTTCATTTGGTTTAAAATTCTTGTCATGGTATGCAGAACTTCTAAGAGATATTGATAGAATAAAAGCTGTGCGCAAAGAAATAGCTGTTGGTAAACTAAGTGGTGCGGTTGGAAATTATGCAAATATAGATCCGGAGATTGAAGAAATAGCTCTGAAAAAACTAGGGTTAAAACCAACACCCGTGGCTACTCAAGTTATTTCAAGAGACTATATAGCCCATATGCTTTCAACATTTGCACTTGTAGCGGGTTTAATAGAACGTATAGCAATAGAAATAAGACATCTTCAAAAAACAGAAGTGTTGGAAGCGATGGAACCATTTAAAGAAGGTCAGAGAGGTTCATCAGCAATGCCTCATAAGAAAAATCCAATACTTTGTGAAAGGCTATCAGGAATGGCAAGGCTAATGAGAAGTTACGCTCAAGTAGGTTTTGAGAATATGGCACTTTGGCATGAGAGAGACATATCGCATTCTTGCACGGAAAGATATATCCTTCCAGATGCTACAATGACTATTTACTATATGATAGAAAAAACAGAATACCTAATTAGAAACCTTAGGATATTTGAAGAAAAAGTGATTGAAAATATGAACTTGACAAAAGGTTTAGTATATTCACAAAGAGTTTTATTAGCCTTAATTGATGCCGGGATGAGTCGCGAACAAGCTTACAACATTGTTCAAAAACATGCGTTAAAGTGTTGGGAAAGTGGTGAAAGTTTTAAAAAATCTTTGGAAAGTGATGAACTTATAATAAAATACTTAGGTAACAAAATTAACGAGCTTTTCAAGCCTGATTTTTACTTAAGAAACGTTAATTACATATACTCAAGGTTCGATGAATAAATAAAAAACGGGCATCGTAGACGATGCCCATTTATATTTACCTACCCTTTTAAAGATTACTGGTTTGGAGTTGCTTCTTGAGTTGGTGTCCCTTCCATTGTTGTTTCCACAGGTGTTGCTTGTTCTGTTGTTGCTGGAGTGGTTTCTTCTGTTGTCGTTTCTTGCGTTGTAACTTCTTCTGTTGTTGTTTCTACTGGTGTTGCTTCTTCAACTGCTGTACTTGTTGCTTCTTCTGTCGTAGCACTAGCTTTTCCTCTGTTAGCCGCAACTGCCCAGATGATAGCCACAACGATGATAGCAATAACTATGAGTGTTACTGTAAGACCTTTTTTGGATGCCATAACTCCAACCTCCCTATAGAAATATTGAGTTTTCATCACCTTAGTGTCAAACACTTCGTGCTTATTATACCATTAGACAAGTTACTTTCAATGGTCCATTCGTGAAAAATGTTTGTTACATCCATATTAATCATATTCTGAATCCATGGTTTAATGAAGCATTTAGAAATTTACTTAATTTATTTACAAAGGAATATCCTATCTATATTTTTTCTTGGACTGAAATTTTAATGGTTTATCAAAGTGAGCATACTTAAGCAAACAAACGAGAAAGCGAGCATAAGATAAGTACAAGATAACATTTATTAATAGCATTTGAACTCTGTTAACTTGGAAATTTGAAAAATGGATGTAAAATTCTGTAAAATATTAACAAGCAGATTTTTTTGAACACGATTAGCAATCTCGTTGTATACCTTTGTATACTTCTAAAATTTGGAAAAAAAAAGGAGGTTTCAAATATGCGTATAGTAACTTGGGGATTTGGAGCAATGGGCAGGGGCATTGCAAAGAATATTGTAGATAGCAAATTTATGAAGCTTGTTGGGGTAATTGACAAAAATCCAGAGTTTATTGGTAAAGACGTAGGAGATTTATTGGGAACTGGAAGTTACGGTGTAAGAGTTAGAGATTCAATAGATGTTATTGAAGAATCGAATCCCGATCTTGTTGTTATAGCAACAAGTTCTTTCGTCAAAGATGTGTTACCACAGGTAGAATACGCTGTGAAAAACCACGCAAATGTAATCACTATTGCTGAAGAAATGGCTTTTCCTTTTGATTCACATCCAGAAGAATCATTGTATATGGATAGCTTAGCAAAAAGATACGGCGTTACGATCCTTGGTACAGGAGTTAATCCCGGATTTGTATTGGACACCCTCATAATAGCGTTGACAGGTGTATGTACAAGAATTAACAAGATAGTAGCGAAGAGAATAAACGACCTTTCACCATTTGGCAAGACAGTTATGGAAACACAAGGTGTTGGAACAACTTTAGAACAATTCGAAGATGGCTTGAAAAAAGGAACTATAGTCGGACATATTGGTTTTCCACAAAGTATATCGATGATTTCAAGAGCACTTGGTTGGAAGATAACAAGAATAGAGGAGGAAAGGAAACCTATTATATCAAATGTTTATAGAGAAACTCCGGTTGTAAAGGTCCAACCCGGAATGGTTGCAGGTTGTAATCATTCTGCTAAAGCATACATTGGTGATGAATGCGTTATAGAACTCTACCACCCACAGCAAATTCACCCACATCTTGAAGGTGTGGAAACTGGAGACTATATAGAAATCCACGGTGATATAAACATAAACCTTGCTATAAAGCCAGAAATTCCTGGTGGAAAAGCAACTATTGCAATAGCTACAAATATGATCCCCATTGTAATAGATGCTCAACCTGGTTTGAAATGTATGGCTGACTTACCAGTTCCAAGGTCGATTCTCTGTCAGATAAGATGAAATGGTTAGAAAATAATTGCTTCTTAATATTTAATCTTTTCGTGCCGGATTTCGGACATTAATTCCGGATTCCGGGGGCTGGAGGTGTGTTTCATGGAAGCAAGAAAAGGTGACTGGGTACAGATTGAGATCATGATACTTACTCCTCAAGAACGTGCCCCACAGGTACCAGAGGATACAAAAAAGGTACCGTTAATGATGCGCGTAAAGGGATTTCTTATGGACGAAAGTGCTGCAATTGGTCAAATGGTTACCATTCAAACCATGACAAAACGACTAATCACAGGAAAATTGGTCGCAATAAATCCAAAATACGAACACGATTTTGGTGAACCAGTACCAGAATTGATAACTATTGGTATGGAATTACGTGATTTTTTAACAGGTGGTGAGGATAAATGACTAAGGACAATTCGTACACCGCTGTTATGGCACGTCGTGCTGAAATAATGAGAAAAGCCGTCGGTATAGACTACGAGAAATTTATAATAAAAGGATTTGCATTTGATTATGAGAAAATGATGAGAGAAGTTGGTTATTCTATCGAGGAAGTAAAAAAGATTCAAGCAGAGACATGTGTTGGTAACACACCTCTTGTTGAACTCAAGAATATAAATAAGCTCATAAAAAAGCTAGCTCCTGCAGGAAAAGGTGCAAGAATATTTCTCAAAGATGAAGCAGTAAATCCTTCTGGAAGTTTTAAAGATAGACGGGCTGCGATCAGTGTTTATCACGCTCAAAAGCTTGGATATAAGGGTGTAATCGCAGCAACAAGCGGTAATTATGGAGCAGCAGTTGCTTCGCAAGCGGCGAAAAGGGGATTAAAATGCATTATAGTTCAAGAATGTTACGATAGCCAATGGAGGGGTCAACCTGAAATATTAGAGAAAGGAAGGGCCTGTGAAGCTTACGGGGCTGAAGTCGTTCAATTGACAGTAGGACCTGAGCTTTTTTATTACACTCTTTTGCTGTTGGAAGAAACCGGTTACTTCAACGCATCACTTTATTCTCCCTATGCAATTGCCGGTATAGAAACACTTGGTTATGAAATAGCTGAACAGATGAAAGAACTTACCGGTAGATTTCCAGATGCTGTTGTTGTAACACACGCTGGTGGTGGCCTCATCACTGGGACTGCACGCGGACTTAAAAAGGCTGGCGCAACTCTGACAAAGATAATAGGTGCAAGCGTTGATTTAAGAGGATTACATATGGCAAGTGACAGCGATTTCAACAAAAAATACTTCACCACTGGCCATACAGGATTTGGTATACCATTTGCCGTATTTCC is a genomic window containing:
- a CDS encoding methyltransferase, which encodes MRKNPNNFSSSIIKDILTVDIKSHKPTHASAFLVWCSKPTADVKRVIELGSGTGIVAFSIAKLYNLTVDGIELQSKLFELAVKGIELNKLQEKVNFYNLDIKEVRKYFKSESYDMVVSNLPFHIGKHSSDEIRKISRSADFGTIDHFVRAAFYLLRNKGTFVFVSSPKILVYLLEKLSQQRLITQKMVFFHGNINKPAKLVALRGKKNGGYNLIVEHVTEND
- the ortA gene encoding 2-amino-4-oxopentanoate thiolase subunit OrtA; the protein is MEARKGDWVQIEIMILTPQERAPQVPEDTKKVPLMMRVKGFLMDESAAIGQMVTIQTMTKRLITGKLVAINPKYEHDFGEPVPELITIGMELRDFLTGGEDK
- the flgL gene encoding flagellar hook-associated protein FlgL, with protein sequence MRITNNMINERSLFNIQQSLYRIARMHDKLSSGKEVQYPSDDAVIATRASNISSRLRELEQFKRNVDHINNFVQSYDTTLQELSELYHRVRELMVRGANGTNTADERNAIAAELKALKEHLIEVANTRVGDEFIFGGARSELRPVDENGNISTPIEANVRRRANVLGYSITYGVTVYDVFTLSNGKTVFSTIDDAIQALNEGNEQKLSEISLKEIGVLEKSVMEHFASVGSTSRMAEMVSSRIDDLKLFNTEYLSKEQDADLTKILTDLSMQQSVLQAALKSAAMAIQKSLVDFVGG
- the ortB gene encoding 2-amino-4-oxopentanoate thiolase subunit OrtB; this encodes MTKDNSYTAVMARRAEIMRKAVGIDYEKFIIKGFAFDYEKMMREVGYSIEEVKKIQAETCVGNTPLVELKNINKLIKKLAPAGKGARIFLKDEAVNPSGSFKDRRAAISVYHAQKLGYKGVIAATSGNYGAAVASQAAKRGLKCIIVQECYDSQWRGQPEILEKGRACEAYGAEVVQLTVGPELFYYTLLLLEETGYFNASLYSPYAIAGIETLGYEIAEQMKELTGRFPDAVVVTHAGGGLITGTARGLKKAGATLTKIIGASVDLRGLHMASDSDFNKKYFTTGHTGFGIPFAVFPDRSDVPKNAARPLRYMDKYVLVTQGEVFYVTEMLAQLEGLQRGPAGNTSLTAAIALALEMDEDQTIVVNETEYTGAGKLPSAQLTFAKRMGMIIKRGDPIKEDKPGQVIVIPEHPSQIRYIEYPIEEMKKSYIKELIKREARNNFTKEEIEFLKEDLRATEEEINEWIKTVSLQQ
- the purB gene encoding adenylosuccinate lyase encodes the protein MVERYALEPLKSIWTLKAQYERWLEVELAVVEAYEEKGIAPRGTTQSIKEKAVIDVDDILEIEKSVDHDVIAFIKSVTKNMKDEARFFHYGLTSSDVVDTANSLALTRCLDIITNAAERLKDTLYENALKYKELPTIGRTHGVHAEPTSFGLKFLSWYAELLRDIDRIKAVRKEIAVGKLSGAVGNYANIDPEIEEIALKKLGLKPTPVATQVISRDYIAHMLSTFALVAGLIERIAIEIRHLQKTEVLEAMEPFKEGQRGSSAMPHKKNPILCERLSGMARLMRSYAQVGFENMALWHERDISHSCTERYILPDATMTIYYMIEKTEYLIRNLRIFEEKVIENMNLTKGLVYSQRVLLALIDAGMSREQAYNIVQKHALKCWESGESFKKSLESDELIIKYLGNKINELFKPDFYLRNVNYIYSRFDE
- the ord gene encoding 2,4-diaminopentanoate dehydrogenase yields the protein MRIVTWGFGAMGRGIAKNIVDSKFMKLVGVIDKNPEFIGKDVGDLLGTGSYGVRVRDSIDVIEESNPDLVVIATSSFVKDVLPQVEYAVKNHANVITIAEEMAFPFDSHPEESLYMDSLAKRYGVTILGTGVNPGFVLDTLIIALTGVCTRINKIVAKRINDLSPFGKTVMETQGVGTTLEQFEDGLKKGTIVGHIGFPQSISMISRALGWKITRIEEERKPIISNVYRETPVVKVQPGMVAGCNHSAKAYIGDECVIELYHPQQIHPHLEGVETGDYIEIHGDININLAIKPEIPGGKATIAIATNMIPIVIDAQPGLKCMADLPVPRSILCQIR